The nucleotide window aaaaaaagttACCATTGGGCAGGTCTCCTGCTTTTCTTTTCTGGAAAAGTTAAAAACTGTGATTGGCTGTGGCAGTACAAAAAATACTAATGTGCAGGACATCTGCTAACGATCTGCCTCACCATTCACACTCTAATAGTGTCGTGTCTCCACTCTCGAGCTCTGAGAGTGTTTATGATGactacaaaaaataaatgattagaGAATCTGACTCCTTAAATAGCAGAATGTTAGGATAAAGTTCggagaaaattataaataaatacttcttCCGTTCCCGAAATTAAGATTTTCTAAAGTATTCacgtttattaaaaatttaataaatattttttatctaatttaattttatattattatagacttttgaataattttccaccaataaaatttaattatttcaaatatcttcaattaatatttcttaaaagCATAAAAAATACCTTAACAatatagaaaatctatttttatgaaacaagaaaaaattcaaaaaaaatttactttccGGAACAGAGAAAATACTATACTTGACCACTTTTGCCAAAAAAGTATAAATTCTCCATTAATCCTCCAAACATGTTAACTTGTGTTGACTGAGACAAGTGAGGTATAAGTTTAGTCAGGATTACTTATCACTTAAccaatgtttattttttttaacagaaaCCAAAATGACattgttttactaaaatacaaaATACCAAAATTTACCGTAAAATATTGAACCTAcacatttttgttaaaaattatgAACTTTTCATTGATCCAAAAAGTATAAATTTGTTTTCAGGTCggattttggatttttggtttatatataatttttctcaactaaaataaatttatattttagatcaATGAAAATTGCACGTTTTTAGCAAAAATAAATGTTGGTTAAATGGAATTTAGTGTTGACCAATGTTATACTTAAAAGTAATTGGCGTAGATGCACCCAGAAACTCATGTAATTTATCATATAaccttgtttctttttaatatttttaatgactATAATACTcttatctctatctctctcttctcccttttatgtgttctaatctctttatctctcgtacaaattcttcaaattatcttctaattcaacataaatctttatttttttattctgattcttttgacaTCCATAATGTTAATCTTATTATCTCACCCCAATTCCAATGTTTCCAATTTCGAATCACAATtaacttttagataatatatatgttagtagatattttattacttacatgctattatttagattttaatggattcttaatcgatacatgaagtgttagcggttacaaatagatttggaactatttaatagataactaattaattgttaatagtttcattaactgatatatgatttgttagtcgatacatttgtttgatacataGATTGTTAGATGATACCGAAATTATTAGCAAATATGTTAGTTGGTATGTAGATTGTTATctgctatgtaaatatttagctgatagatctagAGTTACATGTTTTCGACAAAGCATAAGGGCATTTTCGTCCGCACAGTGTCAAAAGGTTACTCTTTTTTGGGTTATCCATAATTATGGGTATTCAGCAAATTTGGACTTTAATTGGGGATATTCCACACATTGTTTAAAAAACCTAACAAAATTCACCGTAGAAATATTGAACTTACATATTTGTTGCTAAAAAGTATGAAATTTTCACtgatccaaaaatataaatttttttttagttcagatttttggtttatatataatttatctcaaaaaatataatttatctcaaccaaaataagtttatatTTTGGGTCAATGAAAATTGCATGttttttagcaaaaataaaTGTTGGTCAAATGAAATTTAGTGTTGACTAACGTTATATTTAATTTGGCTCGGTCAACACAAGTTAACATGTTGTTTAGATTAATaagttcatgttttttttgaCAGAAATGTGTAAATATAGTATTTATTTGATGTTTAGTTTGTGATATTACGTTAATTGATTACTTTGACAATTCGGTACGACATACAAGAACTATGATCTTAGTTAAAATGCATTACTTTATCAAAATTTTCTGTAATTTCATTCCAAAGTTTTCGTATTTCACTACAACATTCTGAATGTTAACGCTCAGAAACATATCACATTTATAATACCACTTTAAATTTAGATTTAGATTCGAGGGTGGAGTAAGGTTTTAGAAATGCGAAATTtagaattctaataaatatataaataaatatttaaaatatatcaaaaacttaaaaataagtttcaaacataatttttgattatcaaaaataaaaaaaaattataaaaattcaaatttgaaaaagtataattcaaaaacatttaaaaaatattttttttttatctatttaaataatttgttatatatagAGAGAACAAGAGTATAAGAGTATTTTGTcacttaataaaaaatatatttttaaaagtatctCTTTACTGATGGTAAAGATGAATAATGATACcatgaaaatggtaaacatgaaattctCCCCGGAAACAAAGTAAATAAAAGTATACAGTTTTTAGGTTTAGTTAGACTTCAATTTCACATATTCAGAAGAAAGCATTACGAAATATGGTGTTTTCAACATTTACACcatctaaaaaataattttaatattcacatatttctttctttcattCCTCAAAATTcattattgtaaaaaaaaaactttaaacaaTTTTTGCCTTCaccaaaactaaaatagaacaataaaaattagaaatttattttgattagtaaatcattttaaactattgctttaacaaatatttacttattcatttaaaaataaaagatcttttaaattttatttatttggttaacTAACTATTGAAACTAAATTATCGTTCCAAAAATTATTCATCGAAAATTCctatttgttttcaaaaaataattccTTGTCTATAATCATTTTTGTTCATTTAGGGTTATTTGTTTCTCCATCCACAAGGCTTATCTGGATAGAGATGtgaattttgtttgtttagacCTTAAAAGTACAAGTCATCGAGATGACTCATCTgaataagttttaaaatttagacttaattttgaaaattagctCGATGCTCCAAATTGAACCATCTGGATGGAGATGGTTATGCCAAAATGGTATAAGGGTTGTTTGTTTCACATTCTATCATCTTCCAGACGATTTATTTGTATGATCTATCCAGATGATCTATTCATATTTTGTgagattgtttgtttgtccatccaAATGGTTCATTATAATGAATCATCTGGATAGATTTATGTTCGTTTCTTTATTTCTATTTCCATTCAGATGAGTTCAATAAACACATTACTAATATACCCTTATTTtgatttaatcatatatttGATATTAAGTTTAACTATATTGGCTGTTATTATTTAGTCTAAAATATGTTTACATTAAAATTATCCTAATAGaatatttttcggttttggctgAAAAGTGAAAAAATTCGGTTTTGGAAGGAAAATGAGATTTTCGGTTTTAacagaaaacataattttttatgttggcgggaaaaatgaattttcaaattttggcaagaaaataagattttccggttttggatagaaaataaaataaagaaaccgAACATAAATCCATTTAGATGGCTCatctaaataaacaaataaatagtaCCATAAAATCTAAACGAGTCATTTGGATGGATTATACAGATGGATCGACTGGATTGAAATGACAGATGATGAAACGAATAGTCCCTTAGTTTATTTTGATAGTCATTCGTCGAATCTTTAATTTAGTCAAGAACTTAAAACTGGTTAATAACTTATCTAGAATAGTGTAAATGTCAATGAAGAAATCacgatgaaaacaaaaacaaacataaattacataaaatcattatgttgtattttttttggtcagcATGAATCAAGGAGCGGGAGTCCTTTTAGCAATATGACAAGATGTTTCTCCTTTTCTCCTAATGTCTCATAACTCAAACACAAAACTCAAATCTATACAACAAATCATAACCtgagaacaaaataaaaaccatatcctaaaatatttaaataaaccaAAAGAGAACAACAACCTTTTCTTGTTCATCGTTCTCTTGCGGTCACACCAATATCCTTGCCCCTTGTCTTCTGCTCTGCCCTATGAACCGATTGCTTGAACGCTACGGTTGGAGCAATTCTGCAATTTCTCCTTTGATGCTCCAGAACTAGTTCCCCGGCTAACCAGTCAAGCTTCTCGAAATTGCTTTGTTCATTGATTATTTTACCTCCAAACAAAACGGACTCTACATTCTTTTGCTTTAACATCTCCTCAGCTACTCCAACCAGCATATTTACATTGCTCCCACTCGGGTCAGTGTCTATGTTTGGCTTCCAGGGTCCTAAGCTCGACCCGTTCGCCTGCAACAATACCCATCACTTAGTGACTACCTAAACCTACATTACACCTCAAAGTACACTCCAAGAATTGCTTGTGAAGAATCTACAAATACATTTTAAAACGGGTATAATTTCATTTTAGACAAGTATCCAAGATAAACCATATAACTTTTCCTTCCAATAAATCAATCGGATCACACGTATGAGCAATGTTGGAGAAAAATATATGTGGTAAATAAGGGATTAGTGCTTAGGCGGGCACCTAGATAAAAAATCGTTTTAGAATCGTTTTACTTATAACCAATTTGTAGCATATGCTGAGAATATTTTTCATACCTGAATCCGAACGTAGTTACTACTGCGGCAGTGACCAAAAGCCATTGCCACAGCTTGGTCGACCGTGTCGGCAGCACCATCATTCGAAATAAGAGCTGCAGGTCGAGCCCAATGCTTAGACGTCCACTTGATAATCCGATCATACTCATAGCTCACATCAATCAACTGGCCCATACCAAGAGACAACACAAGCAGATCCTCAACTCCACGCACGAACGGAAACTCCTGCTTATTGTGCAACACGTGCGTAATCGCAGCCGCCGTTGGATTACTCATAGCTAATCCTCCACCGATCGCCACACACTTAGTCGTTCCATCAACCGACTTCATCTCCACCGGCTCAAACACCCCTGGCTCGGCCCATGTGGCTCTACAAACCTCCCAGAGCCGAAAATCGTAGCCGTCAGTCTCAAGCGCGTCGGCGCGTGAGAAAAGAAACGGAGCCGAGCTTTTAAGGTCGTAGCAAGGTATGAGCACAGGTTTGAGCGTGTCCTTTAACGTTAGCTCCGAGAAACACTCTTTCATCACTCTCTTTAACTTACCCGTTCCGGAACTACCCAACGACCCGGTTCTCATGACCCGTTTCACGAACGACCCGTAAAGACCCTTTGCGTTTTTCGTTAGGAACTGCCACGTGTCCTCTGCCTTAAATATCGGACGGTTACCATCTCTCGACCCGAATAGCATCGCCGTGTAAACACCGCCTATACCGGACCCGGCGGCGACGTCGAAGTAATCGGCGATACGGGCATTCGGGTCGCCCGACTTGGATTTCAAAGCGTGTTCTAGATAAGCCAACGCCTTTCCGGGTAGAATCCCTCTCATGCCTCCGCCATCGATGCTCAAGATACAGACTTTCCCTCTCTGGTTCTTAGCCGGCCCAGTAACCGCCGCCGGGTTaaccggttcgggttcggatgaTCCGGAAAGAAACTTGCTCTCCAGGATGGAGAAAATCTCGTAGCTGAGTTTGTCCGTATCGATGCTCGGTTCTTGCGTATCCGTCAAGAGGCTGCTATCATCAGCCGCCGTATCTCCGCCGCCTCTCTGTTTTATTAAATGCTTAACGGAAGCCGTCGTGGCTCCTCCGCTGGGTTTATTGCGTACTCTTTGCATGATGACTGAGAGAAATCAAATCCAGTCCTTGACTCAATTaagacaacaacaaaacaaataacaCCTAGTTCGTTTTGTCTACCATGAACGCAAGAGTTTCAGACCAAACCAGTCGTAATTGGTCAAACCAAGTAAAGTATAgtctttctcttcttttgcGCGGAATCTTCAAATATTCAACACGAGCTCGTCTTTTTTcggagaaaaaaagaaaatatctgAATCATCTTTTTTACTTTTCTGCAGAGAGATGATGataacgaagaagaagagagcaagAACGCAAAGAGTTACAGAGGATGTCTGTGTTTTTGTATCTCACGCTTTACCTAAAACCCCTCCCACCAAACCAAGATTGAAGAGAAAGGAGAGCAGACAAAACGCGGTTTAATAAAAATGGAGGAACGAGCAACAAATATTTATAGCTAAACTTTATGTTCTATAAACACAGAAGTGTTACAATTTTGTCATTAAAGAGACTTGAAGTTGCATTCACttttatagagattttattTCTATAGTTTAAATAATCACACTAATTTTCATTAGATGCTGATATATTGGCAAAAAATGTTAGTTTTAGTGAgcaaatttctatattttatatgaGAAACTACGGATTACTCTAGTAATACTGACCTTTgggtttaatgtaatatttaacTCTAATTTCTTTTAGTAATAAgatattaaaatgaaataatcaattgtttctgttttagtttatcaaatgaaaatattaaattatggactgcaaaagaaaaaagaatgttTATAGGGAAAAGAATGGTACTTGCAAGTATCACCTAATCTTACTCTTGCCCCTCTGTCTTTCTTGTTTT belongs to Brassica rapa cultivar Chiifu-401-42 chromosome A07, CAAS_Brap_v3.01, whole genome shotgun sequence and includes:
- the LOC103830001 gene encoding patatin-like protein 7 isoform X2, producing MQRVRNKPSGGATTASVKHLIKQRGGGDTAADDSSLLTDTQEPSIDTDKLSYEIFSILESKFLSGSSEPEPVNPAAVTGPAKNQRGKVCILSIDGGGMRGILPGKALAYLEHALKSKSGDPNARIADYFDVAAGSGIGGVYTAMLFGSRDGNRPIFKAEDTWQFLTKNAKGLYGSFVKRVMRTGSLGSSGTGKLKRVMKECFSELTLKDTLKPVLIPCYDLKSSAPFLFSRADALETDGYDFRLWEVCRATWAEPGVFEPVEMKSVDGTTKCVAIGGGLAMSNPTAAAITHVLHNKQEFPFVRGVEDLLVLSLGMGQLIDVSYEYDRIIKWTSKHWARPAALISNDGAADTVDQAVAMAFGHCRSSNYVRIQILHKQFLECTLRCNVGLGSH
- the LOC103830001 gene encoding patatin-like protein 7 isoform X1 gives rise to the protein MQRVRNKPSGGATTASVKHLIKQRGGGDTAADDSSLLTDTQEPSIDTDKLSYEIFSILESKFLSGSSEPEPVNPAAVTGPAKNQRGKVCILSIDGGGMRGILPGKALAYLEHALKSKSGDPNARIADYFDVAAGSGIGGVYTAMLFGSRDGNRPIFKAEDTWQFLTKNAKGLYGSFVKRVMRTGSLGSSGTGKLKRVMKECFSELTLKDTLKPVLIPCYDLKSSAPFLFSRADALETDGYDFRLWEVCRATWAEPGVFEPVEMKSVDGTTKCVAIGGGLAMSNPTAAAITHVLHNKQEFPFVRGVEDLLVLSLGMGQLIDVSYEYDRIIKWTSKHWARPAALISNDGAADTVDQAVAMAFGHCRSSNYVRIQANGSSLGPWKPNIDTDPSGSNVNMLVGVAEEMLKQKNVESVLFGGKIINEQSNFEKLDWLAGELVLEHQRRNCRIAPTVAFKQSVHRAEQKTRGKDIGVTARER